AGAGATCTGACTTGTGGTCTAGTTTGGGCAAAAAGGAACTAAACCTGGCCAAAGAAGGCGCCTCTTCAGACAACCTGGAATCAGTTTACAGACGTGTGGTCACAGGGCTTCCCAaacggctcagtggtaaggaaagcgcctgccaatacaggagatgtgggttccatccctgggtcgggaagatcccctggagaaggaaatggcaacccactccagcatttcttgcctggagaatcccatggacagaggagcctggcaggctacagtccgtggggtcacaaagagtcggacacgactaagcatgcatgcacgcagaGCTCTAAGAGCGGATGGTCATCTTAGCGGATGGCCTCGACAGTGTTAGCTACTGTTACTACTCTTGTCACAGTTGCTgcaaacaaatgaacaagatACGGGCTGTGATGGATGACTGCACGACAAGCTCTCCGTGAATGACTGTGTCCTCCCACTTTCTAGTGCTTCCCCACTCTGCCGCCAGGTCTGGCTGTGTGCCTTGCTTGGGCTGACTGGATGACGGTAAATTTGAGGCAAGCCGAGCTGCACGGTGTGAAAAAGACTGCCTGTCTCTGACTCTTCCCTTGGAAACTGTGCCACTGCCGGTGAGCGTTGCTGGTAGGGTCCCGGAGGTGGATGTGCAGAGGAGAGCCAAGGTGGTCCAGGTGAGGCCACTGTAGGTCAGTCACCCCCGGCCACCCCACCAACTCTTACAGACGCATGCGTGAGCACAGGGAAGGTCTGCCAGGCCCCGGCCCGATCAGCCAGATCAGCCCCAACTCCCAGACTTTGGTGAAATAATACATGGTTGctattttaagccattaagtttgagtgacttgttacacagcagtagctAGCTGATACAagggccagggaagccctagtcttCTAAAACTCAAAGGCAAATGAGAGAGAAAGTCATGGTCTGCCAGGTTTTATTTGTGAAGTCTGCTGAATCTGTGCCAGAGAAAGCCGCACAAAGTACTCTGGAGGGGTTGCCGTAATGGAGGAGGGAAGCCGGCCCCCCTCACAGGACCCCCCGGGGGCCCCTCAGGTGGAGGGCAGGCCTgaggtgggaggcggggaggggcacGTGCAGGCAGGCTGGAGCAGGGCTGCAGCCGGGCGGGCTGAGGCCCCGGGCCGGGCTCAGCCCTTGGGGTCATACACTCGGCCCATGAAGACCGGGAACTTGTGCTGCTGGTCCCAGAGCAGGAAGAGGAAGGGCTGCTGCACGTCGAAGACCAGCAGGTTGCGGGCCACGGAGACGACCGAGGCGGCGGTCGCCTCCACCCCGCTCTCCGTCAGCTCCAGGGTGGCCTGGTGCCGAATCCCAGACACCTGCACGTCCGGGTCCTCCGTCAGCCCGCACAGGTTGACGCCGTAGATAAAGTCAAAGTAATCTAGGGcacagacagaggaaaacaatggtCAGAGACCTGCACGACTGTCAACACGCGGAGCGCAGCCGACATGCGGTAAAACTGTAAATAGAAAGCAACCTCTAAAAATGGtacaaaaagtgaaattaaaaaaatagtcacttaaaatattttttaaattaaaatattacattaagTAACAAAACAAGACCCGTGCGGAAACCTCAGCAGCTGGAGACACGGGTCCTGAATTTCCTGGGTTGATCCCAAGTTCCAAccgtctctttctcctcctcttcttgttTATCAAAGTGTAATCGCGTTACACCGTGCCTTCCAGTCCCGTTTGTGGGCTCCTTAATCCGTGGGCCCATCTTCATTCCAGTCACCACTTTCTCTCAAGTGGTCAGAGGTCTTGCCCCAACCCCCCAAAACCCTGAAAATTGATTCTTCTTCATCAACAAGAACGTTGGAAACGAGGTAATGTATCAGAAGGAGGACATACGTACTCAAATGACATCACATACCAGAACGTGATGTCATATATCAGGAAACGAGATCATCTATTAGGAGATCAAGtttgataaaagaaaatgaagggatATGTATGGCACATgtatgtgttaagtcactcagtcgtgtctgactctgtgcgaccccatggactgtagcccgccaggctcctctgtccatggggttctccaggcaagaatcctggggtgggttgccatttactcctccaggggatcttcccgacccagggatcgaacctgggtctcctgcatctcctgcactggcaggcacattctttgccactgagccacttggaaagcccaacCTGAGATGATGGATGTGAAAAAGACTCAAGAGGGTGTTGACTGCATTTTAAggcccattccccaccccccacaacctCTCCTCCTCTGGGGGCCCAGGATCAATCCCGGGGCTGCCAGGACTCACCCAGCATGTCCTGGCTGCTCTGCACTTTGATGCGAGGCATCGTCAGGTGTGTGGGATGGAACTTGGTCATCTCCAGCTTCTTCAGGACAGCGTTGAAGACGGCAGCACTGAGAGCCTGCTCCAGGTCTTGGAGCTGGTGTTTCACGGTCTGGGGCACCAGGATCACAAAGCTCAGGTTGTGGGACAGCTGCAGGCGGCCCACCTGGAGAGGAAGAGATGCAGCTTATCAGGCCTCCTACCCCGCTCTCTCCCGGCTCCTACCCTCTGGGACCCGAGGCTCGTCTCCAGTCCATACTGTTTCAGCAAGGAGCCAGAACTAGGCTCCCAGGCTTTGCCACGAGATGGGGTGGCCAGGCAGGCAGACAGCACTGGTCTGACCCTGTGCTGGTGAGATGCAGAGAAATGAgccagagtttctgatttcaCAGGCTGAGGATCACAGCTGTACTCTGCTACTGATGAACTGTGGAATACAGGCAAGCAGTGGGATCTCTCTGAGCCCAGTTCCTTTCACGTATGTTGTGCATAAAGTATAGAATACACATAATGTACCATCAGAGTTATCAGGTCTGTCCTTTCAAAGACTTTTGATGGCTTTTCCCTGCCTATGAGAGTAGGCATAAACCTCCCGGTCTGGCATTCAACATGGTATACAAGCTGATTCTAGCCTACCTTTGCAGTTTGCCAGTAGAAGGACTTAAAACTTGTGACCAGACAAAAGTAGGAGAGAAATACAGGACCCACAAGTCCCATACACGAGTGTTCTCAGCTCGGGATGATTTGCCCCCAGCGGACACTGGGTAATGCTTGGAGCTGGCAGAAACAGGCGCTGAGTgctcctggcatctagtgggtagaagtCAGGGTTGCTGCTAAATCCTGCAGTGCCAGGGACAGCACCTTATAACGAAGAATCCTTGAACCCAAAGTGTCCATGGTGCCAAGACTGAGAAACCCCAGACCGATAGGACGAAAGAGACGATCACTGAGATGGCATTATGATTGAGGCTGAACAGATGGACACGAATAATCTAGAATGCAGAATTCAACTGGGCAATGAAGACGTTAACTGAAACCAATCAGTTGTCGGAATTTGAAAAAAAGGTCCAGAAGAAGCAGGTTGCACAGTGATTTATCGCTTGAAGAGCAAGGACACTCGGGCGCTGTTGACAGAGGACCCACACAGGGCTCGCTGACCTGACACTGCGCCCTGCACAGCCAGTGTGCGAGCCGTGCCTCTCTGTTAGACCTCCTTGTGGTCTTGACATTCCCAGCTAGCAGCCTTAGCATACTTGAGCTGCTAAACCTAACCCCCTTCATTGGGTAAATACTCCTTAAATCCTAGGAAAATTTAGAACAAAGTATGGGGAAGACAAAATAAAGCAATTCTGTAGTATGAACCCTGGGTGACAAGTTCAGAGTAATCTgtgtttgttatttaaaatagcgtgcataatttttaagagtcagacatgctagTTTTATGCTTTTGGACAAAGAAGGGGAGGATGGTTGCATTCGGTTTGAGAATAAACTTGAGATATTGACTGAAAGTTGATTTActcttcaaatttaattttcacaagtGGGCTTGAGGTGCCAGCAAGATATGGACAAACAGGGGTGTAATTCTGTCCTGTCGAGTATTTAAcatgctaaaaaagaaaagtatgccAAATGTATGAAGTGCATTTATAAAGTATATACATAAGCTCAAAATGCTTAGGGGAATATTAGTTAACTGCATTTGTAAATGAAACAAATGGTTTAAAGGAGTTTAATCTGGTCAGTATGGCTTaattaaagaacaaatgaaagtgttttataaaaaattatgattAATAATGTAGCAACTTCAGCTAAACGTTTAAAGGCTTAAGTAAAACTTTGATTTTGAATTTATAATGCGACTACATcaaataagtgaagtgaagtgaagtgaaagtcgctcagttgtgtccgactctttgtgaccccatggactgcagcatgccaggcctccctgtcccatcaccaactcccggagcttgctcaaactcatgtccatcgagtctgtgatgccatccaaccatctcatcctctgtcatccccttctcctcctgccttcactcttttccagcatcagggtcttttccagtgagtcagttcttcatatcaggtggccaaattattggagtttcagtttcagcatcagtccttccaatgaatattcaggactgatttcctttaggatggactggttggatctctttcagtccaagggactctcaagagtcttctccaagactcTATGCTCTTCTCCATGGACTCTATCcagtctatggagttctccaggccagaacactggagtggggagcctttcccttctccaggggaccttcccaactcagggatcgaacccaggtctcctatattgcaggtggattctttacgagctgagccacaagggacgcccatatcaaataaaatatttgtttaaaaccTATGGAACTGTAAAGAGTGgggaaagtgaaagggttagtcgctcagttgtgtctgactctgtgactccatggactgtagcctgccaggctcctctgtccacgggattctcccagcaagaacactggagtggactgccattcctttctccaggggatcttcccaatctagggattgaacccaggctttttgcattgcaggtggattctttaccgtctgagtcacctgGCTAATCCCAAAGAGAGGGAGGGGGTTGCATAAAACCCCTCCTCCTTTGCCATTAAAAATCCCTCACACTGATACTCTCCCCCCAAATACTCTGAGTTAGAGTGATGCCCCAAACTTGCCATGTATATTCACTCTTTCTGCCTTGTACACGTATTCTGGTTCTGTCAGATAGCTGGGAATACTGAAAGCCATTGGGTAAGGATGTATGGATGGAAAGGTGGAAAAGTGCATGGATGGTTAAGAGTGGTCAAAAGTAACCACTTCTGTGACATCTTCCTAGCCGCTCATTCTGAGTGAGTTGCTCCCTTTAGCATCTCCCATtgaattcattaatttattcagcaaacataaTGAGCACTTATTATATGTGGCATTGTTCTAGACCCTCAGATATTGTAGGGAAAAGAGAAAGTCTCTGATCACAACATCTCAGAGAGACAAACAATACTGCAATTAAATAGGCAAATAGACAATGTAATTCAGATAGTGGTAAGTaccatgcttttgaactgtggtgctggggaagactcttgagagtccttctgatagcaaggagatccaaccagtccatcctaaaggaaaccaaccctgaatattcactgggaggactgatgctgaacctgaagctccagtactttggccccctgatgcaaagggcggactgctggggaagactgggggcaggaggagaagggggcaacagaggatgagatgcttcgatggcatcaccaactcacagacaTGAGGTTGAgaaactgggagacagtgaaggacagggaagcttggtgtgcagaagtcaatggggtcacaaagagttggacacgacttagcaactgaacaataccaAGACAATACAGTACCATGGATATATTAGTAATAAAACAGGATGCTGTGACAGGGTGAGGAGGAGGTGACTTTAAGCAGGGGGAAGTCTCCTCCACCTAGGTGACCTTTTCGCTGACACCAGATGAGCCGGAGGAACAAGTTCTGTGACAATCTGCCTGCAGAAGGTCCAGCAGAGGGAAAAGGTAGGAAAGCTTCTAAGGTGGAAACAGTCCTGGCATGTCCCAGAACAGGTCCTATGTTTCTCAGCCCAATACTGCGTCACTGGGCATCTCCTATTGTTTTCTGTCTCATAGGTCTGTGCCCTGCTATCCTAACAAGGCAGAAATACCTGGTCATTCATGTACATGCTGCTATTTAAAATGGAAGACCAACGACGGCCTTCTGCACGGCGCATGGAGCCCTGCTGAGCATTACATGGCAGCCTGGGTGGCAGGGGGTTCGTGGGGAGCGGATCCATGCACACGTACGGCTGAGTCCCTCGCTGTCCAGCTGagactatcacaacgttgtttgCTAACCGGCTACGAGTGTGTgcgtgcgctcagtcgtgtccgactcttcgagaccccatggactgtggcccaccaggctcctatgtctatggaattttccaggcaacaatactagagtgggttgccattttcttttccaggggatctccctgaccctgggatcgaacctgcatctccaggattggtaggcagattctttaccactgagccacctgggaagccctaactggctatacaccaatacaaaacaaaaagtttaagaaataaataaataacaacataaggaagaaaaccaagaaaatgcctggtctctcttccttccctcttcattcactgaaatcattctgttCAATTTCTGCCAAGGAACTTAAGCCAtttaacacatgcacacacatgcacttacTACATACATGAATACGCGGATATACCcagacatgtgcacacacatgtacacaaatgCAGGTGTACGCCAGGACACATACAGGGGAGCTCCTAAGCCAGCAGGGTCTACTGGTGGGTTGACTGggaagagaaactgaggcacggaaCAGGAACACGACTCACTTTTTTGCCATTTGATGCAGCAGAGACGCAGGAGGAAACTTTAGAATCTTGCTTTCCAACCTCAAATATATAATGCCTCCCTTGGCCCAGGCTggagagggggagaaggagaaaaggtagGGTGGAAACAGAGATGGAAGCAGTAGAAATAACGGGTTTTCAGTGGAAAGGTGCGCCCCACACCGATGGAGCCACAGCAGAAAGGAAGTCAGGACGCTCAAGAGGCTGTGAGACAGGAGTGGGGAGGGCCGAGCACTCACCCGGGCCTTCAGAGTCCGGTCTGTGAAAGAAGCCACAGGGTACTTCTTGCTGTTCATCATGGGCACTTTGATGGCAGAGGATTTAACGTAAAAGGGCATCATGACTGTTCTGCTGTTATCAAACGCTATCTTCCACTTGGCTAGAGGGAAGAGCAGGAGGAGGGTGACTCTAAcgcgggtggggaggggaggaaagggagtTAAACGCTCTGGAGCACAGGCCAGGGCAGCTACCTCGGGagccaggggtggaacctggggcTGAGTGGGCTTTAAGCCCGCAGGGGAAGGAAGACCTCAGGATGGGGAGACGCCCCCTTACCGCTCAGGGCGACCACGTTGAGGAGGATGAGGCGGGTGTCCTCAGGCAGGCTGTCCAGCAGCTGCCTGATCCTGAGGTTGGTCTTCTTGGCCACCCAGTCGTTGATGAGCTCCAAGCTGGCTGTGTTGTTATTCCCCAGCGGCCTCGGGCTGCTGCCATAGAGCCTCTGAGAGGCGTCGGCGAACGTTTCCCTGATGGCCAGGtctggatggggaggaggggcagggggagaggcgGGCTTGAGGTGCTTCCGGGAGCAGCCCTGCAGAGGGGGCTGGCTTCTACCCAGTGAAGGCAGTGTGGACCAGGGCTCCAGCCCCCTCCTCCGACAGACGCTCCGCGAGCCCAGAGCAGGCGAACCCTGAGCTGAGCGCAGGAGGCCCCTTCCGGGCCCCTCCTGCCACCCAACCAGGCTCGGCACAGTATATGGTAACTTCCATTTGCCtctatttcccttctttccttcccttcattcAGACCGCTTTCTAGTCTCAGTGGAAGATCGCAACAAGACTTCCTGGGTTTTGCTCTCCAAAACCCAGGCCCACTagagaaaaaaagtgtttaaaagaaaaaattttcctgAACAAAATAGGTAATATTGACTGAAGCTGTATTTTCCACCAACCTAGCAAGACAGGTTTATAGCAAATGAGTAAAAACGGcaatgtttcaaaaaaaaaaagcaacgtTTCTTGAGCCCCTCTGAGTCATaactttcccatctgtaaaaaaaggtttttttttctttttttaaagataatgatgTGATaggtgagttttctttctttccttcttttttctttcctatattttctcagtttttttttttttttttttttcggccatGTAgaacagcacatgggatcttagttcccggaccagggattgaacccatgccgcctgcagtggaagcgtggagttcTAAcaactggatggccagggaattccaatattttctcagtttttttttttttaaacagtgaatgGGTATTgcttttatagttaaaaaaagagagagaatttttcCCCCCAATTTAAAAGTGGATCACACTCAACCTGTAATTTTTAAGCTCAGCAGAACTGAGGTTTCAAATGTAGTCATgtctgaagcccacacactaAAGGGCTCTGGCTGAGGCTGGGCGGGCGTTCCGAGCCCCCCTGGCTCCGCCTCTCACCGAAAGTGCTGCCGCCTCCCCCCGcccgcaccccctcccccacgAGCCCCCTCCCCAGAGCCTCCCGAACTCCGTCTCCCACGGGGGCCCCTGCAGCAGTTCTGCAGAAGCCTCGGGCTCTGGGGAACAAAAGCTGAACAAGCTGCATTAGATCACTTTGGAAGCTTactgctctgattgctgttgttgttatttaattgctaagtcgtgtccgcctcttttgcaaccccatggactgtagcctgccaggctcctctgtccgtggaattctccaggcaagaatcctggagtgggttgccatttcctcctccaggggatcttcccgacccatggatcaaacccatgtctcctgcattggcaggcggattctttaccactgactgcTCTGATTACCTTACCTAATAATGCAACAT
This sequence is a window from Odocoileus virginianus isolate 20LAN1187 ecotype Illinois chromosome 10, Ovbor_1.2, whole genome shotgun sequence. Protein-coding genes within it:
- the SERPING1 gene encoding plasma protease C1 inhibitor, whose product is MASRMTPLTLLLLLLLLAGDRVASDMIVGPGSLQEGESEGDSQKGGVPDNESIQGNEDSSTLPMTNLTVARGTVTEAFSQPATEPAWPTTQPTAEAFCPAPVTSCSDAEVRAAEAVLGEALTDFSLKLYRDFSVLKKTETNFVFSPFSIASLLSQTLLGAGGETKESLERLLSYPQNFSCVHRALNTFTSKGFTSFSQIFHSSDLAIRETFADASQRLYGSSPRPLGNNNTASLELINDWVAKKTNLRIRQLLDSLPEDTRLILLNVVALSAKWKIAFDNSRTVMMPFYVKSSAIKVPMMNSKKYPVASFTDRTLKARVGRLQLSHNLSFVILVPQTVKHQLQDLEQALSAAVFNAVLKKLEMTKFHPTHLTMPRIKVQSSQDMLDYFDFIYGVNLCGLTEDPDVQVSGIRHQATLELTESGVEATAASVVSVARNLLVFDVQQPFLFLLWDQQHKFPVFMGRVYDPKG